A genomic region of Parambassis ranga chromosome 7, fParRan2.1, whole genome shotgun sequence contains the following coding sequences:
- the LOC114438746 gene encoding endothelin-3-like: MAVIHSIQTRIMRVKILTILLLQGVTSLTLVKSEISPGGLPDSKVFGSGGLQLSETKSRQKRCTCYSYKDKECVYYCHLDIIWINTPERTVPYGMSSYRGSQRKRRAVGERPSQRVGATSPRCICVVIDTDPECYKFCQSSTVQALPADSLHRVPGFG; this comes from the exons ATGGCAGTGATACACTCCATCCAAACGAGAATCATGCGTGTCAAAATACTGACCATACTTCTGTTGCAAG GTGTGACGTCCCTTACCTTGGTCAAATCTGAGATCAGCCCTGGAGGTCTCCCAGACTCCAAAGTGTTTGGCTCCGGGGGATTACAGCTGTCTGAGACAAAGTCCAGACAAAAGCGCTGCACCTGTTATTCCTACAAGGACAAAGAATGCGTGTACTACTGCCACTTGGATATCATCTGGATCAACACTCCCGA GCGCACAGTGCCCTATGGAATGTCGAGCTACAGGGGATCTCAGCGAAAGAGACGTGCTGTTGGTGAACGACCATCTCAACGTGTCGGGGCAACATCGCCACGGTGCATTTGTGTTGTGATTGATACAGACCCCGAGTGCTATAAGTTTTGTCAGTCAAG CACCGTGCAGGCTCTGccagccgacagcctccacagagTCCCTGGCTTTGGATGA
- the fam217ba gene encoding uncharacterized protein fam217ba, with amino-acid sequence MGPIMQERTASTTLKRVVSKEKIRVKNTENSGPVTSSKKGNKTKKALGQMKNGLPGPGQDKDTVTTMLRGTQAKGGRVKSGTTRNTSKVSSPEEEGGDLRPQLRKQSSAHRKEEKRENQRISQCSSELHPNRGAMGKNRRALSLPLSPISGLRHMPAQPLTHSPAPTPEALQHHYIHKDDDTDSASDLSDSERLPVLPSPCTPCTPPHLNLRAEVINTNDFPPDFPGPHCTVGEENESEKSSYSYPDFLPPPFNSWSLRQLAVFLNTEGRGAPRPKPVGPLEKYLERLLQLEWLQIQTVQAESSRPPGNRLRPQGFPSATTAHPSRPHTAPSSRLNSPKGLRHSQRAFPFAPVNNPPSPAAAAAAQHQLSRFPVCPQCHIRYPLCNGSCSAYAYQRHSRLSPLLERRARPGAPAKRSSSETRAASTEGRSPGAQGGSGEGAQTPVSPSTGRSHLRHMQAAGNARKQPQESGSNPNSKGPARKSRVRANSETDVKKEPGGIKATAAEKRAFAASKREVVTSKREEKDWQRVTEAGGQAPKTAMKRAAKDPSSLSKGPLNSKQNGKTKNVHFVAK; translated from the exons ATGGGGCCCATCATGCAGGAACGCACAGCATCCACGACGCTGAAACGCGTCGTTTCCAAGGAGAAGATCCGGgtaaaaaacactgaaaatagcGGACCAGTAACCAG TTCAAAGAAAGGTAACAAGACGAAGAAAGCATTGGGTCAAATGAAAAATGGCCTTCCAGGACCAGGTCAGGATAAGGACACAGTGACAACAATGCTTAGG GGTACACAAGCAAAAGGTGGTAGGGTCAAGTCTGGCACAACGCGGAATACTAGCAAAGTCTCCAG CcctgaggaagaaggaggggaTTTGAGACCTCAGCTCCGCAAACAGTCATCTGCAcacagaaaagaggagaaacgAGAAAATCAACGGATATCACAATGCAGCAGTGAGCTTCATCCAAATCGCGGGGCGATGGGGAAAAATCGGCGAGCGCTCTCCCTGCCTCTTTCACCAATATCTGGGCTACGACACATGCCAGCTCAACCCCTAACACACTCTCCAGCCCCAACCCCGGAGGCACTGCAGCATCACTACATCCACAAGGACGATGACACTGACAGTGCCAGTGATCTGTCTGACTCTGAGAGGCTGCCTGTATTGCCCTCGCCATGTACCCCCTGCACTCCTCCTCACCTCAACCTCCGAGCTGAAGTCATCAACACTAATGACTTCCCCCCAGATTTTCCAGGACCCCATTGTACAGTGGGTGAGGAAAATGAGAGTGAAAAATCCAGCTACAGTTATCCAGactttctgcctcctcctttcAACAGCTGGAGTCTGAGACAGCTGGCAGTGTTTCTTAATACAGAGGGCCGCGGGGCACCTCGGCCCAAGCCTGTGGGTCCCCTCGAAAAGTACCTtgagaggctgctgcagctggagtgGCTTCAGATCCAAACAGTACAAGCAGAGAGCAGCCGTCCACCTGGGAACCGTCTAAGGCCACAAGGCTTCCCCTCTGCCACTACTGCTCATCCATCCAGGCCTCACACAGCTCCATCCTCCCGACTCAACTCCCCTAAAGGGCTGCGACACAGCCAGCGAGCCTTCCCATTTGCACCTGTTAACAACCCCCCATCacctgccgctgctgctgctgcccagcaTCAGCTTTCACGCTTTCCAGTTTGTCCCCAATGTCACATTCGCTACCCATTGTGTAATGGAAGCTGCTCTGCCTATGCCTACCAGCGCCACTCGCGGCTCAGCCCCCTGCTGGAGCGCAGAGCCCGACCCGGGGCACCAgcaaagaggagcagcagtgagACACGAGCTGCCTCAACAGAGGGTAGGAGCCCAGGAGCACAAGGTGGAAGTGGAGAGGGGGCTCAGACCCCAGTTAGCCCCTCGACTGGAAGGAGTCACCTCAGGCACATGCAGGCAGCAGGTAATGCCCGTAAGCAACCCCAGGAATCTGGCAGTAACCCAAACAGCAAAGGCCCAGCGAGGAAGAGCCGTGTCAGAGCTAACTCAGAGACAGATGTTAAAAAGGAGCCTGGTGGCATTAAAGCAACTGCTGCAGAGAAGCGTGCATTTGCTGCAAGTAAGAGAGAGGTTGTTACCTccaagagagaagaaaaggactGGCAGAGGGTGACAGAGGCGGGAGGTCAGGCTCCAAAAACAGCCATGAAAAGAGCTGCTAAAGACCCATCGTCTCTCTCCAAGGGTCCGCTTAATAGTAAGCAGAatggcaaaacaaaaaatgtgcaCTTTGTTGCAAAGTAA
- the ppp1r3da gene encoding protein phosphatase 1, regulatory subunit 3Da, producing MSSQWFIGHERIPPTKSGQPMSSHSSVSRPMTINVREMLQADKPQAEKKPVPIRPPSPRISLLREQKFQRSLSCEPMPKPIIRQRSHSLPSATAKRKQCRNVGVRFVDSLGLDLEDIRLFKSGEEPFVPHHVTFKLLMGAEMADGKHLEISMPYLKPVFAQQPGDQPSFLHRLHVQRVCLERVLCFELGVIGITQVVNLDFEKDVTARYSFTEWKSCAEAKASWVSSITKTWDGGGGKFSCDTFRFHLPVPPFLQPEAVLEFAIRYKVCGSEFWDNNDGKNYKLVCQNYKLTVPKECEDSMVHFI from the coding sequence ATGAGTAGTCAGTGGTTTATTGGACATGAGAGGATTCCCCCTACAAAATCTGGACAGCCAATGTCCAGCCACAGCAGTGTCTCCAGGCCCATGACTATCAACGTGAGAGAAATGCTTCAAGCTGACAAACCTCAAGCAGAGAAGAAGCCTGTTCCAATCCGCCCACCGAGCCCAAGAATTTCTCTGCTGAGAGAGCAGAAGTTTCAGCGCAGTCTCTCCTGTGAACCCATGCCCAAACCCATCATCCGACAACGGTCGCACTCTCTGCCTTCTGCCACAGCAAAGAGGAAGCAGTGCAGGAACGTCGGTGTGCGCTTTGTTGATTCTTTGGGACTGGATCTGGAGGACATCAGGCTTTTTAAATCAGGAGAGGAACCATTTGTGCCACATCATGTTACCTTTAAATTGTTGATGGGTGCAGAGATGGCAGATGGAAAGCATCTGGAGATTTCCATGCCATATCTAAAGCCAGTTTTTGCTCAACAACCTGGCGATCAGCCAAGCTTCTTGCATCGTCTCCATGTGCAGAGAGTGTGCCTGGAACGGGTCTTGTGTTTTGAGCTGGGGGTCATTGGAATCACCCAGGTAGTCAACTTAGACTTTGAGAAGGATGTCACAGCTCGCTATTCCTTTACAGAGTGGAAGAGCTGTGCAGAAGCAAAGGCGTCTTGGGTATCCTCCATCACCAAGACCTGGGATGGTGGAGGGGGCAAATTCAGCTGTGATACCTTTCGTTTCCATCTGCCTGTCCCTCCATTTCTGCAGCCTGAAGCAGTGTTAGAGTTTGCCATTCGATACAAAGTCTGTGGGTCTGAATTCTGGGACAACAATGATGGAAAAAATTACAAGTTAGTTTGCCAAAACTACAAACTTACTGTGCCTAAGGAATGTGAAGATAGTATGGTGCACTTTATTTAG
- the ttll9 gene encoding putative tubulin polyglutamylase TTLL9: MSKHKTSAYKGSCNYGRSEEREGRSCVRYKCGLFNTIQDVLRQRPNWVEVKDDGEWDFNWCDVGWLRENFDHTFMEEHVRINHFRNHYELTRKNLMVKNLKRYQKTLERDIGRMESSKCDFFPCTFALPSEYHLFVEEFNRSPGSIWIMKPVAKSQGKGIFLFKKLKDIMDWRKNGRGTEEQKDGAQVESYVVQCYIEKPYLINGRKFDLRVYVLVTSYLPLKAWLYRDGFARFSSTRFSLSSIDDKYMHLTNVSVQKTAPDYDPEKGCKWQMQQLRRYLTAKHGREMVETLFKEMDNIFVRSLLSVQKIIINDKHCFELYGYDILLDQNLKPWLIEVNASPSHTASSQEDYEMKYRLLQDTLNVVDMEGRLTGKEKRVGGYDLMWNDGPVYKEDVNLQTFGSSRFTANTHLGCVNDREKQLRQLLRPSLFQKKM, from the exons ATGTCAAAGCACAAG ACATCTGCATACAAAGGATCATGCAACTATGGCAGAAGCGAAGAGCG GGAAGGAAGAAGTTGTGTGCGGTACAAATGTGGCCTATTCAACACTATACAAGATGTTCTGCGCCAAAGACCAAACTGGGTGGAAGTCAAAGA TGATGGGGAATGGGACTTTAACTGGTGTGATGTGGGTTGGCTTAGGGAGAATTTTGACCACACATTCATGGAAGAACATGTAAGGATAAACCACTTTCGCAACCATTATGAG ttgACTCGTAAAAACCTCatggtgaaaaacctcaaacGGTACCAGAAAACTCTTGAAAGGGACATTGGCCGTATGGAGTCGTCCAAATGTGATTTTTTCCCCTGCACCTTTGCACTGCCCAGCGAGTATCATCTGTTTGTAGAGGAGTTCAATAGAAGCCCTGGGAGCATCTGGATCATGAAGCCG GTAGCAAAATCTCAAGGCAAAGGGATTTTCCTCTTCAAGAAACTGAAAGACATTATGGACTGGAGGAAG AATGGCAGAGGaacagaggagcagaaggaTGGAGCTCAAGTGGAAAGCTATGTGGTACAATGCTATATAGAGAAACCCTACCTCATTAATG GCAGGAAATTTGATCTGAGAGTCTATGTGCTGGTCACATCA TATCTTCCCTTGAAGGCCTGGCTGTATCGAGATGGCTTTGCTCGCTTCTCAAGCACCCGCTTTTCCCTTAGCAGCATTGATGACAAAT ATATGCACCTTACTAATGTGTCTGTTCAAAAAACAGCACCAGACTATGATCCCGAGAAG GGATGCAAGTGGCAGATGCAGCAGCTGCGAAGATACCTGACTGCCAAACATGGCAGAGAGATGGTTGAAACCCTGTTTAAAGAGATGGATAACATCTTTGTCCGCAGTCTACTAAGTGTGCAAAAAATCATTATAAATGACAAACACTGCTTTGAGCTCTATGGTTACGACATACTACTGGATCAGAACCTCAAGCC GTGGTTAATTGAGGTGAATGCCTCTCCGTCACACACGGCCAGCAGTCAGGAGGATTACGAGATGAAGTACAGACTGCTGCAGGATACCTTGAATGTGGTTGATATGGAAGGAAG GCTGACTGGCAAAGAGAAAAGGGTGGGTGGCTATGATCTCATGTGGAATGACGGACCTGTCTATAAAGAGGATGTCAACCTACAAACATTTGGCAGTTCGCGTTTCACTGCCAACACACACTTAG GGTGTGTGAATGACAGAGAAAAGCAGCTTCGTCAGCTTCTAAGACCATCTCTATTCCAGAAGAAGATGTAG